The DNA sequence AGCACAACGATCAGCAAGCTCATGCATAAATACGGCTTCATAGAAGCGATTCGCGAATTTGGTGAAGCGAAGAAACCGATCTTCGGGACATGTGCAGGAGCGATCCTGTTGGCGAATCGGATCAACGGGCAAGACGATTTCCACCTTGGTCTGATGGACATCAAAGTAGAACGTAATGCATTTGGTCGTCAAAAGGATAGCTTTGAGGTCGAGATGCCTGTAGCGGGTGTGGCCGCTGATTATCCTGCTGTTTTCATCCGTGCTCCTTATGTGATGGAAGTAGGGGAAAATGGCCAGGTGTTGGCGAAATACGAAGAGAAGATCGTTGTTGCAAGAGATGGTCATTATTTGGCTGCAGCTTTTCACCCGGAATTAACTGATGATATCCGTTTGCACAAGTACTTCCTCGACATGGTGAAAGAATACCATAGTTAACGGATTATGAAACAAAACAAGACCGACATCGATGTGGTGTCGGTTTTTCTTTTGCGCAGACAGCCGCCCTTTACACAGGTATAGAACCTGTAGTACAGTTAACAATAGAAGCAAGAATGAATGAGAGAATGCGCTGATGAGAACAAGTACTTCGCAAGAGCCTGGCCTAGAGAGTCGGTGGTGGGTGCAAACCGATCCGGCGTGCGAAGGAATCCATCTCGGAGTGGCAAAGGATAAACTTTGTCCGGCACCGTCCCGTTATGACGGAAGAGTGGACAGATGCGAGTAGTACGGTGCATTTGTCAACGAGGGTGGCAACGCGGGTATACAACACTCGTCCCTTACCAGGGGACGGGTGTTTTTTGTTTTTTTGAAAATCGATTCGGAGGGATTCTCACATGTTGGACGTAAAAGTATTGCGTCAAGATCTGGAAGAAGTAAGACGTCGTTTAGCCCATCGCAATGAAGATATTTCGGCGTTGGATCAATTCGCTGAAGTGGATGAAAAAAGACGCCAGGTGATTCAGGAAGCTGACGCCTTAAAAAACAAACGGAATAATGTATCCGAGCAAGTAGCAGTAATGAAGCGCAATAAGGAAAATGCGGATCATTTGATTGCAGAAATGAAAGAAGTAAACGAGCGAATCAAAGTTCTCGATGAGGAGCTGCGCCAGCTGGATGAACAGCAAGAACTGATTTTGCTGAGCCTGCCTAACCTACCTCATGATAGTGTACCGATCGGGACTTCCGAGGACGAGAACGTAGTCGCCTGGACATGGGGAGAGCCACGGAACTTTGATTTTGAGGCAAAACCTCACTGGGATCTCGCTAGCCAAGCAGGTATCCTCGATTTTGAAGCAGCGGCAAAGGTAACGGGTAGCCGCTTTGTGTTCTACAAAGGGATGGGAGCTCGTCTGGAACGTGCCTTGATGAACTTCATGCTTGATCTGCATGCTAATCAACACGGCTATGAAGAGGTAATCCCACCTTATATCGTCAACCGTACGAGCATGACGGGAACCGGCCAATTGCCAAAGTTTGAAGAGGACGCGTTCAAGCTGGAAGGGCCTGATTACTTCCTGATCCCAACGGCTGAAGTTCCTGTGACCAACATGCATCGTGATGAAATCATGGATGGGGCAGACCTGCCTCGTTACTATGCAGCATACAGCGCTTGTTTCCGCTCGGAAGCGGGCTCGGCAGGCCGTGATACACGTGGATTGATTCGCCAGCACCAATTTAACAAAGTCGAGCTGGTTAAGTTCGCCAAGCCGGAAGATTCGTATGATGAGTTGGATAAACTGGTGAAAAATGCGGAGAAAGTACTGCAACTCTTGGGCTTGCCTTATCGTGTATTGAGCATGTGTACTGGAGATTTGGGCTTTACAGCTGCCAAGAAGTTTGACCTCGAAGTATGGATTCCGAGCAACAATATGTACCGGGAAATTTCGTCGTGCTCGAACTTCGAAGATTTTCAGGCTCGTCGTGCCAACATTCGTTTCCGCCGCGATACCAAGTCGAAGCCTGAATTCGTGCATACGCTGAATGGCTCGGGCCTCGCGATTGGTCGTACCGTCGCTGCTGTTTTGGAAAACTACCAAGAAGCAGACGGATCGATCATCATCCCAGAAGTACTTCGTCCGTATATGGGTGGAGTAGAAAAAATTTCGCCTAAATAAGAAGTACAAAAAAGACGTGCAGAACAGCTCTTGCTCCCTAGGGACAAGGGCTGTTTCTTTGTACTATCGTAAAAACTCATATTTAAGGTTGATAGTACAAGTGCAACTAAGAATTCGCCAGCGCCAAGGCTTCCAAGTTTTCTATTGTTGTAATACAGAAGGAAAAATTTAAAAAATGTGTGTTGCACTGTACTAATCTCTGTTATATAATAAAAACAAATCTTAAGAATATTGTTTTAATACAGATGTGGAGGGAATGGAAAATGGACTGCTACCGTTGCGAGGGAAACGGCGAACAATGTTGCACAAGATGTGGAGGAGTAGGTCACGACGAAAATGGGGCGGCTTGCCACAATTGTCTAGGCGATGGGCATGTCAGCTGCAGTCATTGCAGCGGCAGCGGATATCAGGAGTAAGACTATTTTTTTTGAACCTCCTGTACTATAATACGAATTTAAAAATGCGTCTGTATCATAATAACGTTTCTCTGATGGAGGAGGAGCTATTTTGACCACGATCCCTACTAATCCCTATCCTTTGGAATTGAGCATTACCGGAGAATTGCTCGACGACTATCGCGACATTCTTACACCAGAAGCGATCCAATTCATCATCAGGCTGGAACAGAAGTTTGGTGACAGACGCCAGCAACTGCTGGCCGAGCGACAAGAACGACAACTAAAAATTGACGCGGGACAGCTACCTGACTTTTTGCCAGAGACTGTAGAGATCCGCAAAAGTGATTGGACAGTAGCGCCCCTGCCAGCTGATTTGATGGATCGGCGTGTAGAAATCACCGGACCTTCTGGTGACCGCAAAATGGTCATCAATGCACTAAACTCAGGGGCGCGTCTTTTCATGGCAGACTTTGAGGATGCAAACTCACCAACGTGGGACAACACCATTCAAGGCCAGATCAACATGAAGGATGCCGTACGCCGGAATATCTCCTACTCCAGTCCTGAGGGGAAACAGTACTCACTGAATGAAAAGACAGCTGTACTAATCGTTCGCCCGCGCGGATGGCATTTGGAAGAGAAACACATCGCCTTAGATAACAAACCGATCTCAGGTAGCCTGCTCGACTTTGGTCTGTACTTTTACCACAATGTGCAGGCGTTGATGGCGAATGGTACAGCCCCCTATTTCTATCTTCCCAAGCTGGAAAGCCATCTTGAGGCACGCTTATGGAATGATGTATTCCTGTTTGCTCAGGATGAACTCCATATTCCTCGCGGCACGATCCGGGCAACGGTGTTGATAGAAACGATCTTAGCTGCTTTTGAAATGGACGAAATTTTGTACGAGTTGAGGGAGCATAGTGCTGGACTTAACTGTGGAAGATGGGATTACATCTTTAGCTACATTAAAAAGCTGCGCAATCAACCAGATGTCATTACACCAGACCGTGCTCAAGTGACGATGACGGTTCCATTTATGAAGGCCTACACGTCGTTGGCAGTAAAAACATGCCACAAGCGGCAAGCGCCATGCATCGGTGGGATGGCCGCACAAATTCCGGTCAAGAACGACCCGGTCAAAAATGAGGAAGCAATCGCCAAAGTACGCGCGGACAAAGAGCGTGAGGCGTACGACGGTCACGACGGCACATGGGTGGCACATCCTGGTTTGGTGCCAGTGGCAATGGAAGTATTTAACCGTTTAATGAGAGAGCCCAACCAGATCTGGTACAAACGTGAGGACGTGCAAGTAACGGCTAGCGATCTGTTGGCTGTACCAGCAGGGGTGATAACCGAGGAAGGCGTCCGCACGAATATCAGTGTCGGATTGCAATATGTAGAAGCTTGGCTGCGCGGCTCTGGTGCTGTACCCATCCACAATCTGATGGAGGACGCAGCGACCGCAGAAATATCTAGAGCACAGGTCTGGCAGTGGATGCGTCACCCGCGTGGAGTCTTACAGGATGGACGAAAGGTAACAGAGGCATTGGTGAAACAATGGTTGAGTGAGGAACTGCAAACATTGAAAACAACAATGGGTCTGGAGCGGTATGAGGAAAGCAAGTTTCCGTTGGCAGGAGGACTCTTTCTGCAATTGGTGATGGAAGATGAATTCGAAGACTTCCTGACCGTGCCTGGTTATCGCTATCTTTCATAATCGTAGGAAATCGTAAATTCTTATAAAAAAATAAAAATCGAGTGGGGGAAACGAAAATGAGCAAACAAAACAAGCAAGAAGCGATTCAACAGGTAGAGCAAAGCTGGCAAGCCGAGCGTTTTCAAGGAATTTCTCGTACGTATACTGCAGAAGACGTCGTCCGTCTACGTGGATCTGTTCAGGTAGAACATACGTTAGCGCGACTGGGTGCAGAGCGTTTGTGGCAGTTGCTCCATACTGAGCATCATATCAAGGCGTTGGGTGCACTAACCGGGAATCAGGCTATCCAGCAAGTAAAAGCGGGACTGAAGGCTATTTACTTGAGTGGCTGGCAAGTTGCGGCGGACGCCAATCTTTCCGGGCAAATGTATCCCGACCAAAGTCTCTATCCAGCAAACAGCGTCCCTCAAGTCGTAAAGCGCATCAACCAGGCACTCCAGCGCGCCGATCAAATCGATCAATCCGAAGGTGGTACCGATACTCATTGGTTCGCGCCGATCGTAGCTGACGCAGAAGCGGGATTTGGCGGCCCTCTGAATGTATTTGAATTGATGAAAGGAATGATTGAAGCGGGTGCAGCAGGTGTTCACTTTGAGGACCAGCTCGCTTCTGAGAAAAAATGCGGTCATATGGGTGGCAAGGTACTCATTCCGACCCAAGCAGCTGTTCGCAACCTGATCTCTGCTCGTTTCGCAGCGGATGTAATGGGAGTACCGACAATTATCGTGGCACGTACCGATGCGAATGGCGCTTTCCTCATTACCAGCGACATCGATGAACAAGATCAGCCATTCCTCACCGGAGAACGCACACCAGAAGGATTCTTCCGTCTACATGGTGGATTGGATGCAGCGATCGCTCGTGGTCTCGCGTATGCTCCGTACGCTGACCTGATCTGGTGCGAAACATCTGAGCCAAATCTGGAGGAAGCACGCCGTTTTGCCGAGGCGATCCATGAAAAATTCCCTGGAAAGCTACTGGCCTACAACTGCTCGCCTTCCTTCAATTGGAAGAAAAAGCTGGATGAAGAATCGATCGCACGCTTCCAGGATGAACTGGGTGAGCTGGGATACAAGTTCCAATTCGTTACGTTGGCAGGCTTCCACGCTCTGAACTACGGTATGTTTGAGCTGGCGAGAGGCTATCGTGATCGAGGTATGGCTGCTTACTCTGAGCTGCAGCAAGCAGAGTTTGGCAGCGAGGTCCATGGTTACACGGCTACTCGTCACCAACGTGAGGTGGGTACTGGGTACTTTGATGAGATCGCACAAGTCATTGCAGGGGGAACATCTTCTACGACGGCTCTCAGTGGGTCTACAGAGGAGGAGCAGTTTGCTCATCAGTAAGGGATAAAGATGCGGGAAGAGGACTAGGGAAGCGTCTCCTAGTCCTTTCTTTTTGTACGTTTCGGTACTCACAGGCACGGCTCGAGAGGCCTGTTTGTTTGCCAAAAGGAGGGTAACGGCATATAATAAGGTGGTAGGTGGGCAGCAGATTTAGGTGGCTTGTCCAGATCATATCTATGTCCTCGTAGCTCAGCAGGATAGAGCGTCAGTTTCCTAAACTGTAGGTCGGAGGTTCGAATCCTCTCGGGGACGCCATTGATGAAAAAGCCTTGATATATCAAGGCTTTTTTGTTTTTTATGGGTCTATCCATCATAGAAGATGACAGAGTAGTTGGGAGGCCCAAGGATGAATGACACCCTGGGCCTTTCCTAGTGTTTGTAGGATAGATTCATCCATCGATGTTTAAGCTCGCTTTCTTTTTCAAACTATACATAGAACCGGGCAACAAAGGAGGTATGCGGTTTGGCGGGCTACGTTCAGTATTTCCATGACATCATCACCTCGATTAACGAGCTCCCGAGCAAGTTGATGAGGATTGTTACTTTAATCAATGAACCCATTCAGAGCTTAACGAACACGCTGGTCGTGACTAATATTCTTTTGGGCTTGCTCTTTCTTACTTCCCTCGCGAATATCTACATGCTCTGGAGAAATGGCAAGAGGTGAGCCAGATCTTCATCGCATAGAAGCAGGGGTCATGCCGAATAACGCAGGCTCTATAAAAGTGCTGCTGAAATGTGGCTTTCACAAGGAGGAACAAGAGGAACAGGAATGAGATCGTAAGAGAAAAGGGTGAAGCCTGTCGCTTCATCCTTTTTTATGTCTTTGTACAAGCAAAAGATGTCGCACAATGAAGGAATATGTTGACGAGTCGAGAACTTTGTACTATAGGATGTATTTTCCAAAAAAAGAAGAGGAAGAGGAGGGGAATGAGGGTCTTGCTTGTACGTGTAAAAAACAGCTTGTTAGCTGTTTGCTTTCTACTATTGCTGATGCCCCCGTCATTTGCTGAAGCAGCCACCCATGTCGAGGTAGCAGTCGATCAGTTAAATATTCGCAGCGTTCCAGGAACAACCACCCAAATCGTCGGAACAGTCACGAAAGCTACACGACTGCCCATTCTGCAAGAACAAAAAGAGTGGACACAGGTGAAGCTCGCCAATGGAAAGACGGGTTGGATCAATAATAAGTATGTCAAAATGATTGAGGTTCCACAAATCAAATATGTAAAAAGCAATGTGGACATGCTGAATGTTCGGGCAGAACCGAATGCGACTGCCCAAATATTGCAGATTATCGATAAAAATGGCGTGTTTTTGCAAGTGAAAAAACAAGGGGATTGGGCGCAAATTAAGCTGTCTGACAAAGTAAGCGGCTGGGTAAATGTGCGCTTTTTGACGGAAACGGCAGCGCCTGCGCCAAAGCCAGTTCCAGCACCAGCACCAATGCCTGTACCAATCCCACAACCGGTTCCTATTCAGACGGTGCCAGAAGTTCCTTCCTATCCTTCTGATGCTGGTATTGGGGCGGGTACCATTGAATTAACAGAAGGCTATGATGTGTACACGGCTCCAGACTTTTTGGGCACAGTGATCGGACAAGTTAGCGCAGGTACCATTATCAACCATTACGGATATGCAGGCGGTTGGTATACGATTAACTATAACGGCACCTACGCCTACATTTATAAACCAATCGTACCGGAAGATCCAGGGCAGACACTGCCGATAGAAATACCCGTGACGACTACTCCAGATCCGGTACAACAAGAAGCGACGATTCGCGTGAAAAATGCGGATACCAATCTGAGGAGCGGTCCCGGAACAACATATCCGGTCGTGGGTAATGTACAGCCAGGTCAGATCTTCCCTATTGTACAAACAGAGGGAGACTGGTATGTAATCCGCATGCCTGACAATTCTACAGCATACATCGCCGGTTGGATCGTAGATCGCATTCAGCCAGTCAACACTTTGCCACCGAGCGGAGGAGACACATCAGGCGTAGGATACAACAACGGCATGATCGGGAATGAAAAGGTGTACATTTACTCTACGCATAACCGAGAGTCTTGGCGAAATATTGCGCGAAATACGCAAGGAAGCTCCGTGGATGACCCGGAAATCAATATCACGCTGGTTGGAAAACGCTTGGGTGAGCTGTTGCAAGGCAAAGGTATTGAGTCTATGGTAAATCAGGACGACTTTGCTCAGAAGCTGGCGGAGCAAAATAAAAGCTACTCGATGTCCTACACGGAATCGTACAAAGCCGTCATGGCAGCAGCGACAACGAGCCCTAACCTGAAATACATTTTCGACATCCATCGGGATAGTGATGAGCCACGCAGCAAGGTTGCCCTTACGTTGAATGGGAAGACGTATTCACGCGTTTTGTTTGTGATTGGAACTGCCAACCCGACCTATCTGGAAAACAAGAAGCTAGCGGAAAATCTGCATGCTCGCCTGGAAGCGACTTATCCTGGCTTGTCACGCGGAGTGATTCTGAAAGGGAAGAACGAAGGGAACGGCGTATACAATCAGTCTGTTTCCGAGGGAAGCCTGCTTTTGGAGTTCGGGGGAACCAACAATACGCTAGAGGAATGCTACAATACGGCAGAGGCTTTTGCGGACGTGTTCGTCAACTACATGCTGGAATCACAAATTGCATTTAAGTAAGAACGAAGAACCAGCACGATTCCTTTCGCCTACAGTGCGAGGGAGTCGTGTTTTTTCTGTAACTACGAAACTGGGAGGTCTACATGTCAGAGAATCATCCAAATAAAGAACCTTTCACGAATGAGGAGCGGCACCAGCTGCAAGGTGACTGCGAAAGCTGCTTTGGCTTGTGCTGTGTGGCACTGCCTTTTGCAGCTTCTTCTGACTTTGCCATCCATAAAGATGCCGGCAAGCCCTGTCGCAACTTACAATCTGACTTTCGGTGCAGCGTTCATACTAGCCTTAGAGAAATTGGCTTCCGAGGCTGCACGGTATATGACTGCTTTGGTGCGGGGCAAAAGGTTTCCCAAAGCACTTTTGAGGGACGCGACTGGCACCAGGCTCCGGAGTCGGCAAAGCAAATGTTTGATGTGTTTCCGATCATGTGGCAACTTCATGAGCTGCTCTGGTATTTGACGGAGGCACTGGCATTGGAATCAGCCAGTTCGATCCACGATTCTATCAGAGACGCCCTCGATGAGACGAAGAGACTCACTGATCTTAGCCCAGAAGCTCTCCTAAAGCTGGATATCGCCGTGCATCGATCAAGGGTCAATGAACTGCTCTTGCGGACGAGCGAACTCGTACGAGGAAAAGTCAGTCATCAGCAAAAAGGCAAGAAGACGTACGGCCGAGGAGCTGATCTTATCGGGGCAAAGCTCAAGGGAGCAGACCTCAGAGGGGCCAACTTGAGAGGAGCGTACCTAATTGCCGCTGATCTTCGAGGAGCTGATCTGCGGATGACGGACCTGATTGGGGCAGATTTCCGCGATACTGATCTGCGAGGAGCGGATCTGACCGAGTGCCTCTTTCTTACCCAAACCCAACTCAATGCTGCGAAAGGCGATGCTGACACGAAGCTTCCGCCGTCATTTACTCGCCCTCCGCACTGGAATTAACCCTTATCTCGCATAAGGGTCTTTCTTTTTTTATAAATTGATTCCAATTCATTACCTATGTTATTATTTTGTTGTTGCAACATATATGTTATGACATGTAATTTATGGGCAGGAGGGACCATTTTGAATCTAGATGATGCGGTAGGATTTTCGATAAATAACACGGGCCGCAGCTTAACGCGATTATTGACAAGCGAATTCAGTCATTTGGAAGTCACGCCTGAACAATGGTCGGTATTGAAACGTTTGGAGGAAGAAGACAGCATCACGATAAAGGAGCTGAGTAGAAGGGTAGGGAAAGACCAAGCTAACGTGACGAGAATATCAGATCTGCTGGAACGCAAAGGATATCTGATCCGAAAGCCAAATCCAGAAGATAAACGATCATCGTTGGTCTATCTGACAGAAGCAGGGAGAGAGATCACCAGCCAGCTGATCCCGATCGATGAAAAAGTCCATGAGATCGCGTTGCGAGGAATCTCTGAGCAGGAAATAGCGTTTCTGAAGCAAGTACTGTCAAAAATACGAGAGAACGTGAGCGCGGAATAGAGAGAGCTTGGTGCCGTGTGGATAGGAGAGATTCACTTGCAAAAGCAGCCCCTATGGACCAGGGACTTTATCAAGATTTGTTTGAGCAGTTTGTTTTTGTTTATTACGTATTACGCGCTTTTCGCAACATTGCCTGTCTATATCATGGATACGTTGCGTGGGGGCGAGCAGGAAGTAGGCTTGGCCTTAACAGCTTTTATTATTGCAGCCGTTATCGTTCGGCCAATAGCCGGAAAATGGGTAGATGAGCTGGGCAAGAAAAAGGTGGCCATCTTGGCGTCGGCTTTGTTTATGGTTTCTACTTTTACATATTTCGGAGTAATCAGCCTCTTCTTTCTACTGGCTCTACGTTTTGTGCACGGACTGAGCTTTGGTTTTGCCACTACTGCCATGGCTGCCATCGCTACAGATCTCGTTCCTGAAGAACGAAAAGGAGAAGGAATCGGCTACTATGCACTTTTCATGAATTTGGCCATGGTAATCGGTCCGTTTGTCGGCCTGATGATCATGGACAAGTACAGCTTCTCTGTATTGTGCATGCTGCTTTCCGTATT is a window from the Brevibacillus choshinensis genome containing:
- the pdxT gene encoding pyridoxal 5'-phosphate synthase glutaminase subunit PdxT, translating into MKIGVLALQGAVVEHVRMLEEAGATAVSVKKVEELDDLDGLVIPGGESTTISKLMHKYGFIEAIREFGEAKKPIFGTCAGAILLANRINGQDDFHLGLMDIKVERNAFGRQKDSFEVEMPVAGVAADYPAVFIRAPYVMEVGENGQVLAKYEEKIVVARDGHYLAAAFHPELTDDIRLHKYFLDMVKEYHS
- the serS gene encoding serine--tRNA ligase; amino-acid sequence: MLDVKVLRQDLEEVRRRLAHRNEDISALDQFAEVDEKRRQVIQEADALKNKRNNVSEQVAVMKRNKENADHLIAEMKEVNERIKVLDEELRQLDEQQELILLSLPNLPHDSVPIGTSEDENVVAWTWGEPRNFDFEAKPHWDLASQAGILDFEAAAKVTGSRFVFYKGMGARLERALMNFMLDLHANQHGYEEVIPPYIVNRTSMTGTGQLPKFEEDAFKLEGPDYFLIPTAEVPVTNMHRDEIMDGADLPRYYAAYSACFRSEAGSAGRDTRGLIRQHQFNKVELVKFAKPEDSYDELDKLVKNAEKVLQLLGLPYRVLSMCTGDLGFTAAKKFDLEVWIPSNNMYREISSCSNFEDFQARRANIRFRRDTKSKPEFVHTLNGSGLAIGRTVAAVLENYQEADGSIIIPEVLRPYMGGVEKISPK
- the aceB gene encoding malate synthase A; the encoded protein is MTTIPTNPYPLELSITGELLDDYRDILTPEAIQFIIRLEQKFGDRRQQLLAERQERQLKIDAGQLPDFLPETVEIRKSDWTVAPLPADLMDRRVEITGPSGDRKMVINALNSGARLFMADFEDANSPTWDNTIQGQINMKDAVRRNISYSSPEGKQYSLNEKTAVLIVRPRGWHLEEKHIALDNKPISGSLLDFGLYFYHNVQALMANGTAPYFYLPKLESHLEARLWNDVFLFAQDELHIPRGTIRATVLIETILAAFEMDEILYELREHSAGLNCGRWDYIFSYIKKLRNQPDVITPDRAQVTMTVPFMKAYTSLAVKTCHKRQAPCIGGMAAQIPVKNDPVKNEEAIAKVRADKEREAYDGHDGTWVAHPGLVPVAMEVFNRLMREPNQIWYKREDVQVTASDLLAVPAGVITEEGVRTNISVGLQYVEAWLRGSGAVPIHNLMEDAATAEISRAQVWQWMRHPRGVLQDGRKVTEALVKQWLSEELQTLKTTMGLERYEESKFPLAGGLFLQLVMEDEFEDFLTVPGYRYLS
- the aceA gene encoding isocitrate lyase; the encoded protein is MSKQNKQEAIQQVEQSWQAERFQGISRTYTAEDVVRLRGSVQVEHTLARLGAERLWQLLHTEHHIKALGALTGNQAIQQVKAGLKAIYLSGWQVAADANLSGQMYPDQSLYPANSVPQVVKRINQALQRADQIDQSEGGTDTHWFAPIVADAEAGFGGPLNVFELMKGMIEAGAAGVHFEDQLASEKKCGHMGGKVLIPTQAAVRNLISARFAADVMGVPTIIVARTDANGAFLITSDIDEQDQPFLTGERTPEGFFRLHGGLDAAIARGLAYAPYADLIWCETSEPNLEEARRFAEAIHEKFPGKLLAYNCSPSFNWKKKLDEESIARFQDELGELGYKFQFVTLAGFHALNYGMFELARGYRDRGMAAYSELQQAEFGSEVHGYTATRHQREVGTGYFDEIAQVIAGGTSSTTALSGSTEEEQFAHQ
- the spoIIP gene encoding stage II sporulation protein P; protein product: MLVRVKNSLLAVCFLLLLMPPSFAEAATHVEVAVDQLNIRSVPGTTTQIVGTVTKATRLPILQEQKEWTQVKLANGKTGWINNKYVKMIEVPQIKYVKSNVDMLNVRAEPNATAQILQIIDKNGVFLQVKKQGDWAQIKLSDKVSGWVNVRFLTETAAPAPKPVPAPAPMPVPIPQPVPIQTVPEVPSYPSDAGIGAGTIELTEGYDVYTAPDFLGTVIGQVSAGTIINHYGYAGGWYTINYNGTYAYIYKPIVPEDPGQTLPIEIPVTTTPDPVQQEATIRVKNADTNLRSGPGTTYPVVGNVQPGQIFPIVQTEGDWYVIRMPDNSTAYIAGWIVDRIQPVNTLPPSGGDTSGVGYNNGMIGNEKVYIYSTHNRESWRNIARNTQGSSVDDPEINITLVGKRLGELLQGKGIESMVNQDDFAQKLAEQNKSYSMSYTESYKAVMAAATTSPNLKYIFDIHRDSDEPRSKVALTLNGKTYSRVLFVIGTANPTYLENKKLAENLHARLEATYPGLSRGVILKGKNEGNGVYNQSVSEGSLLLEFGGTNNTLEECYNTAEAFADVFVNYMLESQIAFK
- a CDS encoding pentapeptide repeat-containing protein; the encoded protein is MSENHPNKEPFTNEERHQLQGDCESCFGLCCVALPFAASSDFAIHKDAGKPCRNLQSDFRCSVHTSLREIGFRGCTVYDCFGAGQKVSQSTFEGRDWHQAPESAKQMFDVFPIMWQLHELLWYLTEALALESASSIHDSIRDALDETKRLTDLSPEALLKLDIAVHRSRVNELLLRTSELVRGKVSHQQKGKKTYGRGADLIGAKLKGADLRGANLRGAYLIAADLRGADLRMTDLIGADFRDTDLRGADLTECLFLTQTQLNAAKGDADTKLPPSFTRPPHWN
- a CDS encoding MarR family winged helix-turn-helix transcriptional regulator — protein: MNLDDAVGFSINNTGRSLTRLLTSEFSHLEVTPEQWSVLKRLEEEDSITIKELSRRVGKDQANVTRISDLLERKGYLIRKPNPEDKRSSLVYLTEAGREITSQLIPIDEKVHEIALRGISEQEIAFLKQVLSKIRENVSAE